One part of the Acetoanaerobium sticklandii genome encodes these proteins:
- a CDS encoding nitrite and sulphite reductase 4Fe-4S region, with translation MPQVAYGNLQKIKNGKRLYSITPRIPGGFVSAKNLEKFAEVARKYKCSIKLTSGQRIMLIGLKEDDVAKAYEDLGLEPAVKSQYSVKNVEICPGEICKRSRQNSLALGLRLERRFYGAPAPNRTKIGVVGCLNACTSVHAKDIGVLANEEGFIVIAGGSAGYHPRLSDRIAENLTADEAYMMVEAVYDYYCEIAPMGEKLGNTIDRIGLDKFIEDVKQIYEKKKIGGQNE, from the coding sequence ATGCCACAAGTAGCATATGGAAATTTACAAAAAATAAAAAATGGAAAAAGACTTTATAGTATTACTCCCCGTATCCCTGGCGGTTTTGTAAGTGCAAAAAACTTAGAAAAATTTGCTGAAGTTGCAAGAAAATACAAATGCTCTATCAAGCTAACCTCTGGTCAAAGAATAATGCTAATAGGATTAAAGGAAGATGATGTTGCAAAAGCATATGAGGATTTAGGACTTGAGCCAGCAGTAAAAAGTCAATATTCAGTTAAAAATGTAGAAATTTGTCCAGGAGAAATTTGCAAAAGAAGTCGTCAAAATTCTTTAGCCTTAGGTCTAAGATTAGAAAGAAGATTTTATGGAGCACCTGCTCCAAACAGAACAAAAATTGGAGTAGTTGGATGTCTTAATGCTTGTACTAGTGTTCATGCAAAAGACATCGGAGTTCTTGCTAATGAAGAAGGGTTCATTGTTATAGCTGGAGGAAGCGCAGGTTATCACCCTAGACTTTCTGATAGAATCGCAGAGAATCTAACTGCTGATGAAGCATATATGATGGTTGAAGCTGTATATGATTACTACTGCGAGATTGCACCTATGGGCGAAAAGCTAGGTAATACAATAGACAGAATAGGATTAGACAAATTTATCGAAGATGTAAAACAAATATATGAGAAAAAGAAAATTGGAGGACAAAATGAGTAG
- a CDS encoding aspartate:alanine antiporter: MNLFFSPIFLIVFCMMMGSFLGNISFRKFKLGSSMSLFIGLFISFFINKNNLSEINIPNELFNVVLIGFIASVGLKASKNIRTIISTHGIKFIILSFFITAVGASCTFLFIKLYPDLAFSIIGAYEGGLTSSPGLATALEISQSKLADASIGLGYSIAYVPGILVVMFYSSWIGKRNSSALKSKSKPIDSTIKYPFHIWKFLFVVVTGLVIGNFKIKISSFMVFSLGITGGVLISALFLGSYFKSLQFENTALDVIRDISLNGFLAIVGLDYGYTAINAVMDSGVVLLIIGLAIASISLIAGHIMGYYILKIEPVYLVGGICGGMTSTPGLACAVEAFESEDVTLGYGAAYPFALVGMILWTNILISLSS, translated from the coding sequence ATGAATTTATTTTTTTCACCTATATTTTTGATTGTTTTCTGCATGATGATGGGCTCGTTTCTTGGGAATATCAGCTTTAGAAAATTTAAGCTAGGAAGCTCAATGTCTTTATTTATAGGACTTTTTATTAGCTTTTTTATAAATAAAAATAATCTAAGTGAAATTAATATTCCAAATGAGCTATTCAATGTTGTATTGATTGGATTTATAGCCTCGGTTGGCCTTAAAGCTTCAAAAAACATTAGAACTATAATTTCAACTCATGGCATAAAGTTTATTATACTTTCATTTTTTATTACGGCTGTAGGTGCAAGCTGTACTTTTTTATTTATAAAGCTATACCCTGATTTAGCATTTTCGATTATAGGAGCCTATGAAGGTGGGCTGACTAGTTCACCAGGTCTTGCAACAGCTCTTGAGATAAGCCAAAGCAAGCTTGCAGATGCATCTATAGGGCTAGGATATTCAATTGCCTATGTACCTGGAATACTAGTTGTGATGTTTTATTCATCTTGGATTGGAAAACGAAATTCCAGTGCTTTAAAAAGTAAATCAAAGCCAATAGATTCTACTATAAAATATCCTTTTCACATTTGGAAGTTTTTATTTGTAGTAGTAACTGGACTTGTAATTGGAAATTTTAAAATTAAGATTTCAAGCTTTATGGTTTTTTCTTTAGGTATAACTGGAGGAGTGCTAATTAGTGCACTTTTTTTAGGAAGCTATTTCAAATCTCTTCAATTTGAAAATACAGCTCTAGATGTGATTAGGGATATCTCTTTAAATGGATTTTTGGCTATTGTTGGTCTGGATTATGGATATACAGCTATTAACGCAGTCATGGATTCAGGGGTGGTTTTATTGATTATAGGCTTGGCTATAGCTAGCATCAGTCTAATAGCAGGGCATATTATGGGCTATTACATTTTGAAAATAGAACCTGTTTACTTAGTTGGGGGTATTTGTGGAGGAATGACAAGTACACCAGGATTAGCCTGCGCAGTAGAAGCATTTGAATCTGAAGATGTGACTCTAGGCTACGGGGCTGCTTATCCCTTTGCTCTTGTTGGGATGATACTTTGGACGAATATTCTTATTTCGCTTAGCTCATAA
- a CDS encoding GGDEF domain-containing protein, with product MKRFKDQFRDNILVIMTIFIILIIVLTIRTFDYMITNQQDDDIQQLSGFIMNSIENSVSAEDLIQNYLVEILENVTYQVEEDLSGVELSTIDVNFLEEIKSRYKLSEVALFRKLEDDIIIETSTAEHEIGLSTKDWGFWYDAFSQLLDDKEVTVGKGISKGRFWAGPRSLAYGQDGYYIFTYYKLENQPYLLNLYVDDMNAFGQVKKNDPNALLKNILDESEFIHEIAVINVEAWNDRFTEEKRAHLQDFTVEYGAYSAFTAHDTYYLNKINSMGLNSSIKKSVTIEGKEYTKIYKKLRNDQAIIFLIDDSDKEYLKRRMIWIILGGLLLICITGFFMVFSYTKSYSELLKLERKRLKIANEYRHTVQILPSIILRLVKNRDNIIVKHCEGKALSELGIDASSAHDKLLEEVLPKDYYKLVVEGISQACKNREYIFEHSFNKKVYENKVQLIADISDEHIQEIIIFANDITRIRESEDKAKYLAYHDNLTDLPNRLCFKERVEALIKEMDRHFIMCFIDLDGFKEINDTAGHDVGDKLLKAMADRISELADNDDFAARIGGDEFAFIFMDIDSDNQIKEKVDNLSKIIAAPFTIDGQSYSLTSSIGVSRFPKDALSYNELIKKSDLAMYEIKDNGKDGFKIFTSEEMV from the coding sequence AGGACCAGTTTAGAGATAATATTTTAGTTATAATGACCATATTTATAATACTAATTATCGTTCTTACGATTAGAACCTTTGACTATATGATTACGAATCAGCAGGATGATGATATACAGCAGCTGTCAGGATTTATAATGAACTCTATAGAAAATTCAGTAAGCGCAGAGGATTTAATTCAAAATTATTTAGTTGAAATTTTAGAAAATGTCACTTATCAGGTTGAAGAAGATCTGAGTGGTGTGGAGCTATCTACAATAGACGTTAATTTTTTAGAAGAGATAAAGTCTAGATACAAGTTATCAGAGGTAGCTCTTTTTAGAAAATTAGAAGACGATATTATAATTGAAACATCTACAGCAGAGCATGAGATAGGGCTTTCTACTAAAGATTGGGGTTTTTGGTATGATGCATTTTCTCAGCTTTTGGACGACAAAGAGGTCACTGTAGGAAAAGGGATATCTAAGGGTAGGTTCTGGGCAGGGCCGAGGTCTCTTGCTTATGGTCAAGATGGGTACTATATCTTTACTTATTATAAGCTCGAAAATCAGCCATATCTGCTTAATTTATACGTAGATGATATGAATGCTTTTGGCCAAGTGAAAAAAAATGATCCGAATGCTTTACTAAAAAATATTTTAGATGAAAGTGAGTTTATCCACGAAATAGCTGTTATAAATGTCGAGGCTTGGAATGATAGATTTACTGAAGAAAAAAGAGCTCATTTGCAGGATTTTACTGTAGAATATGGAGCTTATTCAGCTTTTACTGCTCATGATACCTATTATCTAAATAAGATAAATTCAATGGGGCTAAATTCGAGTATTAAAAAATCAGTCACTATTGAAGGCAAGGAATATACTAAGATTTATAAAAAGCTAAGAAATGACCAAGCAATAATTTTTTTAATAGACGATTCAGACAAGGAATATCTAAAAAGAAGAATGATTTGGATTATCTTAGGAGGACTTCTGCTTATATGCATAACAGGATTTTTCATGGTTTTTTCCTATACTAAAAGCTATAGTGAGCTTCTTAAGCTAGAGAGAAAACGACTGAAAATTGCCAATGAATATAGACACACTGTACAGATACTTCCGAGTATAATTTTAAGACTTGTAAAAAATAGAGACAATATAATTGTAAAGCACTGTGAAGGAAAAGCTTTATCAGAGCTTGGGATAGATGCTTCCTCTGCACATGACAAGCTTCTTGAAGAGGTTCTTCCAAAGGATTATTACAAGCTGGTAGTAGAAGGGATATCTCAGGCATGCAAAAATAGGGAGTATATCTTTGAGCATAGCTTTAATAAAAAAGTATATGAAAATAAAGTTCAGCTTATAGCAGATATTTCTGACGAGCATATTCAAGAGATAATTATTTTTGCTAATGACATTACAAGAATTAGAGAATCAGAAGATAAAGCTAAATATCTTGCTTATCACGATAATTTGACTGACTTGCCAAACAGACTTTGCTTTAAGGAGAGAGTTGAAGCTTTGATTAAAGAAATGGATAGACATTTTATTATGTGCTTTATCGATTTAGATGGATTTAAAGAAATCAATGACACTGCTGGTCATGATGTAGGAGACAAATTGCTCAAAGCAATGGCAGATAGGATAAGCGAATTAGCAGATAATGATGATTTTGCAGCTAGAATAGGTGGAGATGAATTTGCTTTTATATTTATGGACATAGACTCAGATAACCAAATAAAAGAAAAAGTAGATAATCTATCCAAAATTATAGCAGCTCCATTTACAATTGATGGGCAGTCCTACAGCCTTACTTCAAGTATAGGAGTAAGCAGATTTCCAAAGGACGCTCTATCTTATAATGAGCTAATTAAAAAATCTGACTTAGCTATGTACGAAATCAAAGATAATGGCAAGGATGGGTTCAAGATATTTACTTCGGAAGAAATGGTTTAA
- a CDS encoding DUF1858 domain-containing protein, with translation MITKEMVIADIIKDNPKAVEILMANGMGCLGCPSAQNEPLSMAADIHGLNLEKLLAELNA, from the coding sequence ATGATAACAAAAGAAATGGTAATAGCAGATATTATAAAAGACAATCCAAAAGCAGTGGAAATTTTAATGGCAAATGGTATGGGATGCTTAGGATGCCCATCAGCACAAAACGAGCCTCTATCAATGGCAGCTGATATCCACGGACTAAATTTAGAAAAGCTTTTAGCTGAACTTAATGCATAA